ctcttttttttccgCAGTGAAATGTGATTTTctaatttttaattagttttttaatcAGATTCCTGattttcaaataattatattttgcaCAAATATTGTTCTATTCTTACACACCAAACAAAAAagctcatttattttgcttcaAGGTGATGTTTAAAACCTTAATAagtaaatggtcacactttacaataagctttcATCAGTTAATACACACTATAGGCCAAACGTTTGGAGTCagtgtgatttttaaatgttttaaaataagcttctcctgcgcactaaggctgcatttatttaatcaaaaacacaGTACACAGTGTAaacttgtgaaatgttattgcactatgaaataacttatttttaatcatttattccagtgattttaattatgagttttcagcttcattactcacgtgatccttcagaattcattcactcattcattttcttgtcggcttagtccctttattaatccggggtcgccacagcggaatgaaccaccaacttatctagcacgtttttaggcagcggatgcccttccagccgcaacccatatctgggaaacatccacacacacattcacacacacacactcatacactacagacaatttagcctacccaattcacctgtaccgcatgtgtttggactgtgggggaaaccggagcacccggaggaaacccacccgaaggcagggagaacatgcaaactccacacagaaacaccaactgagccgaggttcgaaccagcgactcagcgaccttcttgctgtgaggcgacagcactgcctactgcggcactgcctcgcccccaattagattcacttatttggtgaataaagcaagtttgtcatatgatatctctactaaaaaagacagaaaatattactgtacacactgcattgtacataaatcagatgaacattttcacgttagtcaatattattactgtaaataattaaaacactgaataaatatagatctacacacatttactctagtaaataaacagaattaaaaatctgcggaaatctgcgtgcgcagattccgggtgggcctacttataagatagttttgtatgtgtgtatgtgggtgtgtatatgtgtgatttaACCGTTTGCATCAAATGCCAAACTTTGCTGCAAAAAGAATCTACCTACGGGTACCAATAAAGTCAACTCAACTCAAAACACTGTGCAAGTCAATTTTGGGCATTTTAATTTCAGCATTTTCATTATacatttctttgtgttcaacagaaactaaaacaggtttgtaatatgattaataaatgatgacagaataataattcctgggtgaactgtccctttatttGTAGACGCCTTCATGTTTTTGAAATGAGTCAGGATTAAGtgatagtgtgtgtatgtatgtgtgtgtgtgtgtgttcaggacgGTGTTCGCGGGTCTCTGCTGGGCTCGTGATGGGGAAATATTTCTTCAGTGAGACGGAGATTAAGAACTCATGGGACCTTGTGTTGACGGCCTTCTGGCAGAGATACCCAaacccattcaggtactgacctggCTTATCTtagtaaacaaaacattattaagaACATTAAAAGCAGACCTGTCATGAGCTTATTGAGTGTATCTGCTTCTGTTAAATTCATTTAacctattaaaaaattataataataatcataacagtgttaataactcatctctaataacggatttattttctctttgtcatgatgacagtaaataatattagactagatattcttcaagacactagtgttcagcttaaagtgacatgtaaaggcttcactagggtaattagggtaaagttagggtaattaggcaagtcattgtataacagtggtttgttctggagacaatccaacactaatattgctgaaggggcgaataatattgagcttaaaatggctttaaaactattaaatactgctttaaaacaaataagactttctccaaaagaacaaatattagaggaaatactatGAACAACTCCAGAatagcttaaaaaaaataataataatatatgtgtatatatatatatatatatatatatatatatatatatatatatatatatatatatatatatatatatatatatagttgacctgtgtgtgttgtttcTGTCAGCTCTCATGTCCTGACGGAGGACGTGTTGTTTCGCAAAGTGACGTCAGAAAACCTCCTGGTGTCTCGAAGACTCTTCACTAAAACCAATCGTCTCCCTCGCTGGGCCGAGCGGATCTTCCCTGGCAGACGCTCCGTTTATATCATCGAGGACTCCGTGGTCGACCTCTCCAACCGGAGCCTCACCACCATGACCTGGAACGTAAATCACGCCAAATTAATGGTGAAAAAAAATGACAACACTCACACTCTGAAGTCTGGGAATGTTCAAAGCTCGCAGTTTACAAATACACTAAATGTCAAACATATTGATTGCAGATTGCTATCAAGTATTAACGCCCTATTATAATGCCTAAACTGAACATCCTTCAATAGCTAGACACTGTTGTaggttttttattcttttattaggCGAACAATCACATATGGTAACTTCATTGACATTGATTACTAAGTTCAAAAGTGTTGTAATAACACCCAGAAACACTCCAGGGGTTTTCTTATGAGTGCGTTACATAGGGTTAAGGCTGCGttactgattgtgtgtgtgtgtgtgtgtgtgttttctcctcCTCAGCGTGTGGTGGAGCGGTGTGTGTTTACTGGCGAGCAGGACAGACCTGTGTGGACACACATAACCAGGCAAGCCTGGATCTCATCTGGAGTCTTCGGCCTTTCCAGACCCATACAGgtacataacacacacatacattagcaTTTCACAACAACCACACACCAATCACtgatatacagggtgggccatttatatgaatACACCTTAAtcaaatgggaatggttggtgatattaacaacctgtttgtggcacattaggcTAGTAAAtatctcatgaaagaataaagttatgttaaaaccaggcacaccattgtttttcttgtgaaattcacaataagtttattaaggtgcatccatataaatggcccaccctgtgtaTATGCaaactacagtagtcaacatctgaagtggatcaaaacctttcatcacaATTATCCTAACTATTAAACAACacctatttttaaaaactattttaatccacttcaaatgttgagttCTGCATATATAAGACATACAAGtttatatttggatttcacatatataaaatacactcaccggccactttattaggtacacctgactagtaccgggtcggaccctcttttgccttcagaactgctttaattcttcatggcagagattcaataagctactggaaatattccttagagattttgctccatattgtcatgatagcatcacacagttgctgcagatttgtcggctgcacatccacgatgccaatctcccgttccaccacatcccaaagctgctctattggattgagctctggtgactgtggaggccatttgagtacagtgaactcatcgtcatgttcagcagtctgagatgattgagctttatgacatgctgcgttatcctgctggaagtagccatcagaagatggagacactgtgctcataaagggatggacatggtcagcagcaatactcaggtaggctgtggcgttgatgctcaattggtactaatggacccaaagaaaatctcccccacaccattacaccaccaccaccagcctgaaccgctgatacaaggcaggatgatccatgctttcatgttgttgaggccaaattgtgagtcgagcatccgaatgtgtcagcagaaatggagactcatcagagcagcaacgtttctccaatcttctattgtccagttttggtgagtctgtgtgaattgtagcctcagtttcctgttcttagctgacaggagcggcacccggtgtgctcttctgctgctgtagcccatccgcctcaaggttggccgtgttgtgtgttcagagatgctcttctgcagagctcggttgtaacgagtgcttatttgagttactgttgcctttctgtgtAATACTGTtcgtctggccattctcctctgacctccgacctcaacaaggcatttgcgcccacagaactgccgctcactggatatttcctctttgtcggagcattctctgtaaaccctagagatggttgtgcgtgaaaatcccagtagatcagcagtttctgaaatactcagagcagcccgtctggcagcaacaaccatgccacgttccaaggtctcttaaatcccctttcttccccattcggatgctcgctttgacctgcagcagattcgcttgaccatgtctacatgccgaaatgcagtgagctgctgccatgtgattggctgattagaaatttgcgttaaccagcagttggacaagtgtacctaataaagtggccgctgagtgtatatgTGACATACAAGTATGTATTTCACatatacaaaatgttatatatgtaacatgtttttttaaatattttttccaacctttgtaattttaaatatacGTTAAAATATATTTGCTATACGTATTCATACCGTATATGATAATTacatatataatgtaataatataaattgtagtgctgagcaaaaaataaatctaaaataaaattcagttttgtgtgtgtactgtctgtatttattatttatacataaatacacacatacctACATATATTTGGGGAAATgcctatttatattatataaattcctattatataaattcaaatattttacaacaCTGTTTTGTatagttattgtttttatatgtgtgtgtgtgtaagacatgaacataaaaattatttataacacacacgtacacacactcatatattatgccaaaatgtttattttggatgcgattaatctttgcccagcactaatatgcaataatatgtaatatatttcaACATGTATGTGCTGAATTGTAATTACAATGGTTGAAAATATATATGCTAGCTGCCAATTTGGTGACATTTGGAAATATATACATAGACAACATAtcttttatgtacagttgaagtcagaattattcgccccccttttatttatttatacatgttttaatatttcccaaatgatgttgaacagattcaggaaatgttcacagtatgtctgataatatttgttcttctggagaaagtctgatttgttttatttttgctagaataaaagcagttttaaataaaaaaaaaaacattttagggtcaatattattagcccctataagctatatatttttcgatagtctccagaacaaaccatcgttatacaatgacttgcctaattaccctaacctgcctagttaccctaattaccctagtgaagcctttaaatgtcactttaagctgaacactagtgtcttgaagaatatctagtctaatattatttactgtcatcatgacaaagagaaaataaatcagttattagagatgagttattaacactgttatgattagtaATGTGTTGGAGTAATCTGCttctatgttaaacagaaattgggggaaaaataaacagcggggactaatcattctgacttcaactgtatctgaaatccaaatatgaacttgtatgtccTATATTGAATTTGCATATATTggcttgtataatttttctaTATGGTAGCACTAAAAAAAGGCATGACGAGATCTGTCTTGTTATGTGTGTGTTGTTGCTTCAGGAGTTTGGTTTGGCCAGATTCAGGAGTAATCAGCTGAAAGCCATGAAGGGTTTGGAGCACGCCATATCAAATCTGCAGAGTaagacacacacgcagacacgcACAACACGAACactcacacacgta
The nucleotide sequence above comes from Danio rerio strain Tuebingen ecotype United States chromosome 23, GRCz12tu, whole genome shotgun sequence. Encoded proteins:
- the prelid1b gene encoding PRELI domain containing 1b (The RefSeq protein has 1 substitution compared to this genomic sequence), translated to MGKYFFSETEIKNSWDLVLTAFWQRYPNPFSSHVLTEDVLFRKVTSENLLVSRRLFTKTNRLPRWAERIFPGRRSVYIIEDSVVDLSNRSLTTMTWNVNHAKLMRVVERCVFTGEQDRPVWTHITRQAWISSGVFGLSRPIQEFGLARFRSNQLKAMKGMEHAISNLQKASSSCHGESAEKPKNVNPAAKNAQKPQQYI
- the prelid1b gene encoding PRELI domain containing 1b isoform X1; the protein is MGKYFFSETEIKNSWDLVLTAFWQRYPNPFSSHVLTEDVLFRKVTSENLLVSRRLFTKTNRLPRWAERIFPGRRSVYIIEDSVVDLSNRSLTTMTWNVNHAKLMRVVERCVFTGEQDRPVWTHITRQAWISSGVFGLSRPIQEFGLARFRSNQLKAMKGLEHAISNLQTSSSCHGESAEKPKNVNPAAKNAQKPQQYI